Proteins found in one Aspergillus puulaauensis MK2 DNA, chromosome 8, nearly complete sequence genomic segment:
- a CDS encoding glycosyltransferase family 32 protein (CAZy:GT32;~COG:M;~EggNog:ENOG410PR3G;~InterPro:IPR029044,IPR007577;~PFAM:PF04488;~TransMembrane:1 (i24-46o)) — translation MIYDPGSSKSGHIIAHTMLRRRSLLFGVLAIVLILLMYPFSSTYLLPAAELSPSEPLAPEPEPQVASSPNTSPYELLNRPISSDRTSIPKIIHQTWFPAGTNMSESAQQWVATVKAKNPDWEYVLWDDESDELLVKKYFPWFLETYRQLPQEINRADMVRNFYMYLFGGMYLDVDTEALRPINSLFVSHDVHLRPHKEVYSEDHAPDSRSVQRAFMGRMAHTLDPEGLGAIPNGWMASPPGHPFWLLPVLNVLENPKGDGSVEGMTGPGILGPIIKQYYGNGRQSLRRQLCHRVQSVQPSWDLYCPQYSMEDIPASESLKHSLILLPREQIYPYSWVDNGDVKACLGAKSNPKFDPEECKQRMDVDAWPSYFITYCTHTW, via the exons ATGATCTACGACCCGGGCAGCTCCAAGTCTGGCCACATCATCGCCCATACCATGCTGCGGCGAAggagcctcctcttcggcgtcctcgccatcgtcctcatcctccttaTGTACCCCTTCAGCTCGACATATCTTCTCCCAGCAGCCGAGTTGAGTCCATCCGAACCTCTggcaccagagccagagcctcAAGTAGCCTCTTCACCAAACACCTCACCATACGAGCTACTCAACCGCCCCATCTCGTCTGATAGAACCTCCATCCCAAAGATTATCCACCAAACATGGTTTCCGGCGGGCACGAACATGTCCGAGTCGGCGCAGCAATGGGTGGCCACTGTTAAGGCCAAGAACCCGGACTGGGAGTATGTGCTCTGGGACGACGAGTCAGACGAGCTCCTCGTCAAGAAGTATTTCCCGTGGTTTCTCGAGACGTATAGGCAGTTGCCGCAGGAGATCAATCGCGCCGACATGGTGCGGAATTTCTACATGTATCTTTTTGGGGG AATGTACCTCGACGTCGACACAGAGGCCCTCCGCCCCATCAACTCACTATTCGTTTCTCACGACGTGCACCTAAGGCCCCACAAGGAAGTGTACTCTGAAGACCACGCCCCGGATTCAAGGTCCGTCCAGCGCGCCTTCATGGGCCGCATGGCGCACACTCTCGACCCCGAAGGGCTCGGCGCAATCCCCAACGGCTGGATGGCCTCGCCCCCAGGGCACCCCTTCTGGCTGCTCCCGGTCCTCAACGTGCTCGAGAACCCAAAGGGCGACGGCAGCGTCGAGGGCATGACAGGCCCTGGGATTCTAGGCCCAATAATTAAACAATACTACGGTAATGGACGGCAGTCGCTCCGTCGACAGCTGTGTCATCGCGTCCAGAGCGTGCAGCCGAGCTGGGACCTGTATTGCCCGCAGTATAGCATGGAGGATATCCCTGCGAGCGAGAGCTTGAAACACTCGCTTATCCTGCTGCCCCGGGAGCAGATCTACCCGTATAGCTGGGTGGACAATGGCGATGTAAAGGCATGTCTGGGGGCAAAGTCGAATCCAAAATTCGACCCAGAGGAGTGTAAGCAGCggatggatgtggatgcgTGGCCGAGTTACTTCATTACATATTGTACGCATACGTGGTAA
- a CDS encoding uncharacterized protein (COG:E,G;~EggNog:ENOG410PGHJ;~InterPro:IPR013657,IPR004853;~PFAM:PF03151;~TransMembrane:9 (o12-31i43-62o82-107i114-133o145-174i297-316o357-379i391-409o415-435i);~go_process: GO:0055085 - transmembrane transport [Evidence IEA]) — protein MSANPAASGRPWSVVLCTLNWIVWSNWTILFNKWILESTPFRYPILLTTWHLLFATLATQILARTTSLLSARSSVPMTPTHYMAKIAPIGILYSGSLVCSNTAYMYLNVGFIQMLKASGPVITLLTSALYGVTELTASKLLNIGVITASVALTVCSEIQFSWIGIAVQLAALVFDSMRLVLMQMLTSPSSPSSSSSSPSTADVSTTAEDAGEDEYEESERGRGREGILLERDGDEEACRVSSRASPAIIEPKGPSVSVSTSASTSASLGNSITGEASNTSPSPSPKPKVEPGKMDPLLSLYYTAPICALMNGVLAWRAEVLPFLQGQGQGQNQDQGQDQGHDESGAGLLGIALQTGLGVLLLNACVGFMLNVAVFTLIGKTSGLTMTLVSIPKNILLIVASVVLWGTQISVVQGVGYSVALAGLVVYAGGGVFIARGYRRVGRCMGFGRRGRYDLLDEGKRKEGKGVF, from the exons ATGTCTGCCAACCCTGCTGCTAGTGGTCGGCCGTGGAGTGTTGTTCTCTGTACACT AAACTGGATCGTCTGGTCAAACTGGACTATCCTCTTCAATAAATGGATTCTCGAATCTACTCCATTTC GATACC CAATCCTCCTAACAACATGGcacctcctcttcgccaCCCTCGCAACCCAGATCCTCGCACGCacaacctccctcctctccgcgCGCTCCTCCGTCCCCATGACCCCAACCCACTACATGGCCAAAATCGCCCCAATCGGCATTTTATACAGCGGCAGCCTCGTCTGCAGTAACACGGCCTACATGTATCTAAACGTGGGGTTTATCCAGATGTTGAAG GCCTCCGGCCCCGTAATAACGCTCCTAACAAGCGCCCTCTACGGCGTAACCGAGCTCACAGCGTCCAAGCTGCTCAACATCGGCGTCATCACCGCGTCCGTCGCGCTGACCGTGTGCAGCGAGATCCAGTTCTCGTGGATCGGCATCGCCGTGCAgcttgcggcgctggtgTTTGATTCTATGAGGCTTGTTTTGATGCAGATGCttacttctccttcttctccttcttcttcttcttcttctccttcgacTGCGGATGTTTCTACTACGGCTGAGGAtgcaggtgaagatgaatatGAAGAGAGTGAGCGTGGACGTGGGCGTGAAGGCATCCTTCTCGAGAGAgacggagatgaagaggcttGTCGGGTCAGTTCAAGGGCTAGCCCGGCTATTATCGAGCCGAAAGGTCccagtgtcagtgtcagtaCCAGTGCCAGTACCAGTGCCAGTCTCGGTAATAGTATTACTGGTGAAGCAAGCAATacgagtccgagtccgagtccaAAACCGAAAGTCGAGCCCGGTAAGATGGACCCCCTGCTTAGCTTGTACTACACGGCGCCTATATGCGCGCTCATGAATGGTGTTCTTGCGTGGAGGGCGGAGGTGTTGCCTTTCTtgcaaggtcaaggtcaaggtcagAACCAGGATCAAGGCCAAGATCAGGGCCATGATGAATCAGGTGCCGGACTGCTGGGAATAGCTCTACAGACCGGTCTTGGGGTTCTCCTGCTAAACGCCTGTGTTGGGTTTATGTTGAATGTTGCTGTTTTCACGCTG ATTGGCAAAACCTCGGGCCTGACAATGACCCTCGTCAGCATCCCCAAGAATATCCTCTTGATCGTCGCATCGGTGGTTCTCTGGGGCACGCAGATCTCGGTAGTCCAGGGGGTGGGATACTCTGTTGCCCTTGCAGGCTTGGTTGTTTATGCTGGGGGCGGAGTGTTTATTGCGAGGGGGTATAGGAGGGTAGGTAGGTGTATGGGCTTTGGGAGACGGGGCAGGTATGACCTTTTGGATGAAGGGAAgaggaaagaggggaagggggTATTTTAa
- a CDS encoding phosphoesterase superfamily protein (COG:I;~EggNog:ENOG410Q2EG;~InterPro:IPR017850,IPR007312;~PFAM:PF04185;~SECRETED:SignalP(1-18);~go_function: GO:0003824 - catalytic activity [Evidence IEA];~go_function: GO:0016788 - hydrolase activity, acting on ester bonds [Evidence IEA]) — protein MHLSAYFGLLSFAVSAVAVPTGQQPHSSRSIDNLKSHIKNVVILVMENRSFDNILGGQTLKGLENPLQNGPFCNPFNLTDASEGEACTAPKSFDSVINDPDHAIYGNNIQFYGEYTPDNAAIASGKLKATNKGFAHEQMRLYEAEAEKADLVKQVMHYYTEDQVPVLTSLVKEYLTFNHWHSDIPGNTNPNRAALVSGTSHGHGLNDEGFDKHELPNRSLFQQLTESGHSWMNYVDPDGGTGPDAGFFDWTYKTGNDDKIVPLANFYHDAAKGNLSELTYLNPSCCGVGTTSMHPSGLISDGETLIKSVYDALRASPQWNNTLFLLTFDESGGFHDHVPAPLAPRPDNLTFSLETPNGKNYTFPFDRLGGRIPTLLISPWVSKGVVEQQGTNPNGETISYSASSILRTLGYLWDFEPFTPRVEHAASFEHLIQGSARQDTLEKLPEPQRFKVKL, from the exons ATGCATCTCAGCGCCTACTTcggtcttctttccttcgccgtctcGGCCGTGGCCGTCCCGACCGGCCAGCAGCCTCACTCGAGCCGCTCCATTGACAACCTCAAGTCGCACATCAAGAATGTGGTCATCCTTGTCATGGAGAACCGCTCCTTTGACAACATCCTCGGCGGTCAGACCTTGAAGGGCCTCGAGAACCCCCTCCAGAACGGCCCGTTTTGCAACCCGTTCAACCTGACCGATGCCTCCGAGGGCGAGGCCTGCACTGCTCCCAAGAGCTTTGACTCGGTCATCAATGACCCTGACCATGCCATCTACGGCAACAACATCCAGTTCTATGGCGAGTATACTCCAGACAACGCCGCCATTGCCTCGGGCAAGCTCAAGGCCACCAACAAGGGCTTTGCGCACGAGCAGATGCGTCTCTacgaggccgaggccgagaaggccgACCTCGTGAAGCAGGTCATGCACTACTACACTGAAGACCAGGTGCCTGTCCTGACTTCCCTTGTCAAGGAGTACCTGACATTCAACCACTGGCACTCCGATATCCCCGGA AACACAAACCCTAACCGCGCTGCCCTTGTTTCCGGTACGTCACACGGCCACGGCCTCAACGATGAGGGCTTCGACAAGCACGAGCTCCCCAACCGCTCGCttttccagcagctcaccGAGTCCGGCCACTCATGGATGAACTACGTCGACCCCGACGGTGGCACTGGCCCCGACGCCGGCTTCTTCGACTGGACCTACAAGACCGGCAACGACGATAAGATCGTGCCCCTGGCGAACTTCTACCACGACGCCGCCAAGGGCAACCTCTCCGAGCTCACCTACCTCAACCCGTCCTGCTGCGGCGTCGGCACCACTTCCATGCACCCCTCCGGCCTCATCTCTGATGGGGAGACCCTCATCAAGTCCGTTTACGACGCCCTCCGCGCAAGCCCGCAGTGGAACAacaccctcttcctcctcaccttCGACGAGAGCGGTGGTTTCCACGACCACGTCCCTGCCCCTCTGGCCCCCCGCCCCGACAACCTCACTTTCAGCCTCGAGACCCCCAACGGCAAGAACTATACCTTCCCCTTCGATCGTCTCGGCGGCCGTATCCCtaccctcctcatctccccCTGGGTCAGCAAGGGCGTTGTTGAGCAGCAGGGCACCAACCCCAACGGCGAAACGATCTCGTACTCTGCGTCGTCGATTCTGCGCACCCTTGGCTACCTCTGGGACTTTGAGCCGTTCACCCCGCGTGTCGAGCATGCGGCCTCCTTTGAGCATTTGATCCAGGGATCGGCTAGACAGGATACCCTTGAGAAGCTTCCGGAGCCCCAGCGCTTCAAGGTCAAGCTTTAG
- a CDS encoding uncharacterized protein (COG:S;~EggNog:ENOG410PZ4C): MNFYYAFDADGRGKGQAPMIKTGFWVGYQASTNNSVININRTSEIAVRVGNLTGAPSGGNNGCDGVWGSACSTDLKTYLQETILEYVQNADTYTNPLSNVLHSFRSTPPILPNCPPTLFEVQNIPVISFVSEDEDTKQAYVKTHGNPDSPWESWFIDDMSASDQAQQVAVGILGRVPAETAPKPEEESEIQIELVCARAPSQGSSSSDG; encoded by the exons ATGAATTTCTACTACGCTTTTGATGCCGACGGTCGAGGCAAAGGCCAGGCGCCGATGATCAAGACCGGGTTTTGGGTCGGATATCAAGCCTCCACGAACAACTCTGTCATCAACATTAATCGCACGTCTGAGATTGCAGTGCGCGTGGGCAATCTAACCGGCGCACCGTCGGGGGGTAACAACGGATGTGACGGTGTCTGGGGTTCGGCTTGCTCGACCGACCTCAAGACATACCTGCAGGAGACTATACTAGAGTATGTGCAGAATGCCGACACATACACCAACCCTCTTAGCAACGTGCTCCATTCGTTCCGTTCAACCCCGCCGATTTTACCCAACTGTCCGCCCACGTTGTTTGAGGTCCAGAATATCCCTGTTATAT CATTCGTGTCGGAAGACGAAGATACCAAACAAGCTTATGTCAAGACTCATGGAAATCCTGACAGTCCATGGGAGTCATGGTTTATTGATGATATGTCCGCTAGTGATCAGGCCCAACAAGTTGCTGTTGGAATACTTGGCCGTGTTCCGGCGGAGACTGCACCCAAGCcggaggaggaaagcgaaATACAAATTGAGCTTGTCTGCGCTCGCGCACCATCCCAAGGAAGTTCATCGAGCGACGGTTGA
- a CDS encoding uncharacterized protein (TransMembrane:2 (i71-91o97-116i)) has protein sequence MANQHNCQAAREAASCLLLPAPYGAEATVPTNRPTLNAVRPQAVCSIIDSLFACVAFQAGFSPSPLCWLRVLRILLIVPYIASLLVASAWFSLASAVALDLALLPPLLPTLTIFFLRATLPISSPFCVAEQLPFFLWTVISSTDYRKGGPSSDLH, from the coding sequence ATGGCCAATCAGCATAACTGCCAAGCCGCCCGTGAGGCCGCTAGCTGTTTACTGTTACCAGCACCTTACGGCGCGGAGGCTACGGTCCCTACCAACCGACCAACTTTGAACGCAGTCAGACCTCAGGCTGTTTGTTCCATCATCGACTCCCTTTTTGCGTGTGTCGCTTTTCAAGCCGGcttttctccgtctcctctgTGTTGGCTTCGTGTCCTCCGCATCCTGCTTATTGTTCCATATATTGCCTCGCTTCTGGTCGCCTCTGCCTGGTTTTCCCTCGCTTCCGCCGTCGCCCTTGATCTGGCTCTCCTCCCCCCTTTACTTCCGACTCTCaccatcttctttcttcgCGCGACCCTTCCGATTTCCTCGCCCTTTTGTGTGGCAGAGCAGTTGCCATTCTTTCTTTGGACCGTTATTTCTTCCACCGATTATCGAAAGGGCGGGCCTTCTTCTGACCTGCACTGA
- a CDS encoding MSF1 domain protein (COG:U;~EggNog:ENOG410PNN0;~InterPro:IPR006797,IPR037365;~PFAM:PF04707;~go_component: GO:0005758 - mitochondrial intermembrane space [Evidence IEA]) — MKFFENLYTYDYSFPAVSLAYFLRYPNPYSKHVLTTDVIDRYVDPKTHRLHTTRIHLKKSKVPSGILKLLPKGIGGSDSSGQSYILETTIVDAKEGWMESESRNMEWTGILSVVEKQVYRRQQPDGPPEKLEGLSLDNRRCEQTTVNTTVTFRSRFGQGKLLGRRKTEAASDNNGDYEEEAPKRGFFTSLSTAGIQRTIELIGLNRTRDAIVKSKQGMNVVLERLRSGGIVGVLEGMHQDRESVVLGGEGPWKRVWLRGHSNNDD, encoded by the coding sequence ATGAAATTCTTCGAGAACCTCTATACCTACGATTATTCCTTTCCCGCCGTTTCTCTTGCTTACTTTCTCCGCTACCCAAACCCGTACTCCAAGCATGTCCTGACGACCGATGTTATTGATCGATATGTTGACCCGAAGACCCATCGACTCCATACCACGCGAATTCATTTGAAGAAATCGAAAGTGCCCTCTGGGATCCTGAAGCTTCTCCCAAAGGGCATTGGCGGTTCCGACAGTTCCGGACAAAGCTACATCCTAGAGACGACCATCGTCGATGCCAAAGAAGGCTGGATGGAGTCCGAATCACGCAACATGGAGTGGACTGGGATTCTCAGCGTTGTGGAAAAGCAAGTTTATCGACGCCAGCAACCAGATGGGCCCccagagaagctggaaggcCTGTCTCTCGACAATCGGCGATGTGAGCAAACCACCGTGAACACGACTGTTACGTTCCGCTCCCGCTTTGGACAGGGGAAGCTCCTCGGTCGCAGGAAAACAGAGGCTGCCTCGGATAATAACGGAGATtacgaagaggaagctccCAAGCGGGGATTTTTCACCTCGCTGTCCACTGCAGGAATTCAACGGACCATAGAACTGATTGGACTCAATCGGACTCGCGACGCCATCGTTAAGAGCAAGCAAGGAATGAATGTTGTTCTGGAGCGTCTACGCAGCGGCGGTATAGTCGGCGTGCTTGAAGGCATGCACCAGGACCGCGAGTCTGTGGTTCTGGGTGGTGAAGGCCCCTGGAAGCGTGTCTGGCTTCGAGGCCACTCTAATAACGACGACTGA
- a CDS encoding uncharacterized protein (COG:E;~EggNog:ENOG410PNK8;~InterPro:IPR036038,IPR001544,IPR043131,IPR043132;~PFAM:PF01063;~go_function: GO:0003824 - catalytic activity [Evidence IEA]), with protein MSSESFQIISTLRYDPSLPDVVSQRGANAYPDPLVTPYYLLPYHQDRLRNAARYFNWDNASKFLEQDLAQFARYLDTFIPHKEKCWRVRLVLDKNGECKVEANPAARIELENFLVPFIISPASTPWRVFIDIAPTAPSGLTTHKTTARKDYAAARARVGIASPLDTAEVLLVNPNGEIMEGSITTPYFRRREDKGQDEPEWITPPLSSGGNAGTSRRYALVQGFCAEQIVTTRDLIDGEVCLLSNGVRGFFLGRIMLRATKA; from the coding sequence ATGTCTTCAGAGTCCTTCCAGATCATCTCCACGCTGCGTTACGATCCCTCCCTTCCAGATGTAGTCTCTCAGCGCGGTGCAAACGCCTATCCTGATCCGCTCGTTACTCCCTACTACCTCCTCCCATACCACCAGGACCGACTCCGGAATGCCGCTCGCTACTTCAACTGGGACAATGCATCCAAGTTCCTCGAGCAAGACCTCGCCCAGTTCGCCCGCTATCTCGATACATTCATACCGCATAAAGAGAAATGTTGGCGCGTCCGGTTAGTCCTCGATAAGAACGGGGAGTGCAAGGTCGAGGCCAACCCTGCCGCACGGATCGAACTGGAGAACTTCCTCGTCCCGTTCATAATCAGCCCTGCCTCTACCCCATGGCGTGTCTTCATCGATATCGCTCCTACGGCACCATCGGGACTCACAACCCACAAGACCACTGCGCGCAAAGACTACGCGGCTGCACGGGCCCGGGTGGGGATTGCGTCGCCGCTGGATACCGCCGAAGTTCTTCTGGTGAACCCGAACGGCGAGATAATGGAGGGAAGTATTACGACACCATATTTCCGACGGCGTGAGGATAAGGGTCAGGATGAGCCTGAATGGATCACACCGCCGCTGTCAAGTGGCGGCAATGCAGGGACCAGCAGGCGTTATGCTCTAGTCCAAGGCTTCTGCGCCGAACAAATCGTCACAACCCGCGATCTCATCGATGGTGAAGTCTGCTTGCTGAGCAATGGGGTCAGAGGATTCTTCCTAGGACGGATTATGCTCAGGGCAACCAAAGCATAG
- the tom70 gene encoding putative mitochondrial outer membrane translocase receptor (TOM70) (COG:U;~EggNog:ENOG410PFH4;~InterPro:IPR011990,IPR019734,IPR005687,IPR013026, IPR001440;~PFAM:PF07719,PF00515,PF13176,PF13181,PF13432, PF14559;~TransMembrane:1 (i42-63o);~go_component: GO:0005741 - mitochondrial outer membrane [Evidence IEA];~go_function: GO:0005515 - protein binding [Evidence IEA];~go_function: GO:0015450 - P-P-bond-hydrolysis-driven protein transmembrane transporter activity [Evidence IEA];~go_process: GO:0006886 - intracellular protein transport [Evidence IEA]), whose translation MSSGSPLPDPSKNVVVDTASLPASSSASVWDRISKWVSENKALVYTVAGVAVVVTSAGVVYYLSDSNQSAKSSTTPPAEKKKSKNQRRKEKEKKKAEEKKTKAASAQDEQTQKKPEEPSEEIPEVDEATVGQLDEETRKAYAAKLKVAGNKAYGSKDYNNAIDLYGKAIICKPDPVFYSNRAACYNVLSEWEKVIEDTSAALAMDSEYVKALNRRAIAYEHLEKFSEALLDFTASCIIDGFSNEVSRVALERLLKKVAEHKGKAILEAKGSKLPSPTFVSNYLQSFRPKSLPQGLDESADFPEESGKGELRKGLLAMAKKTGDGYEEAAAAFVKAKELGDLGEFEGLALNQRATFTYLQGNAQDALADLNKSIELDPSLVQSYIKRASLHLELGNKDAAQDDFELAITHNKDDPDIYYHRAQLHFILGEFAEAAKDYQKSIDLDRTFIFSHIQLGVTQYKMGSVASAMATFRRSVKNFEDVPDVYNYYGELLLDQQNFSEAVEKFDKAVEMEKQSKPMGINVLPLINKALALFQWKHDFQEAEQLCQKALIIDPECDIAVGTMAQLLLQQGKVSQALKYFERAAELARTEPEIINAISYAEATRTQLEVQEKYPQLAARLQSMGAGFGGAPGGL comes from the exons ATGTCGAGCGGCTCACCTCTGCCCGATCCATCCAAGAACGTGGTGGTCGACACTGCTTCTCTTCccgcctcttcctcagcttcCGTCTGGGACCGCATCTCGAAATGGGTGTCTGAGAACAAGGCGCTCGTATACACCGTCGCGggtgtcgccgtcgtcgtGACGAGTGCTGGTGTCGTGTACTACCTTTCCGATTCCAACCAGTCTGCTAAATCCTCCACAACTCCGCctgcagagaagaagaagagtaagAACCAGCGAcgaaaggagaaggagaagaagaaggccgaggagaagaagaccaaggcgGCTTCTGCCCAGGATG AACAAACCCAAAAGAAGCCCGAGGAGCCTTCAGAAGAGATCCCTGAGGTCGACGAGGCGACCGTTGGAcagttggatgaggaa ACCCGGAAAGCATACGCCGCAAAGTTGAAGGTGGCCGGAAACAAGGCCTACGGCTCTAAAGACTACAACAACGCGATTGATCTCTACGGAAAGGCGATCATTTGCAAACCCGACCCAGTCTTCTACTCGAACCGCGCCGCGTGCTACAATGTTCTGTCGGAGTGGGAAAAGGTCATCGAAGACACCAGTGCTGCGCTTGCGATGGATAGCGAGTACGTCAAGGCCCTGAACAGACGTGCCATTGCGTACGAGCATCTTGAGAAGTTCAGCGAAGCTCTGCTCGACTTCACCGCCAGCTGTATTATCGATGGTTTCTCAAATGAAGTCAGCCGTGTTGCTCTTGAGCGACTCCTGAAGAAGGTTGCGGAACACAAGGGCAAGGCTATTTTGGAGGCCAAGGGCTCGAAGCTGCCCAGCCCAACCTTCGTTTCCAACTACCTCCAGAGCTTCCGTCCCAAGTCTCTGCCTCAAGGCCTCGACGAGTCTGCTGACTTCCCCGAGGAGTCTGGAAAGGGTGAGCTCCGCAAGGGTCTTCTAGCGATGGCCAAGAAGACTGGCGATGGCTATGaggaggctgcagctgctttcgtcaaggccaaggagctcGGCGACCTTGGTGAGTTCGAGGGTCTTGCCTTGAACCAGCGTGCCACCTTCACATACCTGCAAGGTAACGCCCAAGACGCTCTGGCGGATCTCAACAAGAGCATTGAGCTGGATCCTTCGCTCGTCCAGAGCTACATCAAGCGTGCTAGCTTGCACCTCGAGCTGG GCAACAAGGACGCAGCTCAGGACGACTTCGAGCTTGCCATTACTCACAACAAGGACGACCCTGATATCTACTACCACCGTGCCCAGCTTcacttcatcctcggtgaATTCGCCGAAGCCGCCAAGGATTATCAGAAGTCAATCGACCTTGACCGGACATTTATCTTCTCGCACATTCAGCTCGGTGTTACGCAGTACAAGATGGGCTCTGTTGCATCTGCGATGGCTACTTTCAGACGATCCGTGAAGAACTTCGAGGATGTGCCTGACGTCTACAACTACTACGGAGAGCTACTCCTTGACCAGCAGAACTTCTCCGAAGCCGTCGAGAAGTTTGACAAGGCCgtcgagatggagaagcagagcaagcCAATGGGCATCAACGTCCTTCCTCTGATCAACAAGGCCCTTGCCTTGTTCCAGTGGAAGCATGACTTCCAAGAGGCCGAGCAGCTCTGCCAGAAGGCTTTGATCA TTGACCCTGAGTGCGACATTGCGGTTGGAACCATGGCCCAACTGCTCTTGCAGCAGGGCAAGGTTTCCCAGGCGCTCAAGTACTTCGAACGTGCTGCTGAGCTCGCCCGCACCGAGCCCGAGATTATCAACGCCATCTCCTATGCTGAGGCGACGCGAACCCAATTAGAGGTTCAGGAGAAATACCCACAGCTTGCTGCGCGCCTGCAGAGCATGGGTGCTGGTTTCGGTGGGGCCCCTGGCGGCCTGTAG